The following are encoded in a window of Kaistia algarum genomic DNA:
- a CDS encoding tetratricopeptide repeat protein → MPILALAGAVWPFRHDRRSRILAAGNSTGRMALVELEPAMRESRARVGNEGSRRMIAHKAGSFDVRRIALAAAVLAGSCGFAAAGPNEAGDRALAAGDCFHAVAYYRMAADRNDGWGQLNMGKLYEAGTCVKQNYKEAAKWYKWSAQKNNSWAQYSLGLLYESGNGVQKDDKKAAELFGKSAAQDNPWGVYSLARVLETGQGITADPAQSLKDFEKAAKLGNAWAQYTLGDKYFEGKGVAKDLKKAAGFYQAAADQGNAWSQFKLAQMYLSGRGVKQSNKTAAALLKKSADQGNVLAQAGYASLLESGKGVSANRKEAMRYYRLAAAQPGAPAFVEARIKALGSAGTKPSTDAAKPAVTAAGPAKAQ, encoded by the coding sequence ATGCCCATCCTCGCGCTGGCTGGGGCAGTGTGGCCTTTCCGTCACGATCGCAGGTCGCGAATCCTGGCAGCTGGAAATTCAACGGGGCGAATGGCCCTCGTCGAGCTCGAACCCGCTATGAGGGAGAGCCGCGCAAGGGTGGGAAATGAGGGGAGTCGGCGCATGATCGCGCACAAAGCTGGTTCGTTCGATGTTCGCAGGATCGCGCTCGCCGCGGCGGTTCTGGCTGGATCCTGCGGGTTTGCCGCCGCCGGTCCCAACGAGGCCGGCGACCGGGCGCTGGCGGCCGGCGACTGCTTTCATGCGGTGGCCTATTACCGCATGGCCGCTGACAGGAACGACGGCTGGGGCCAGCTGAACATGGGAAAGCTTTATGAGGCCGGCACATGCGTCAAGCAAAACTATAAAGAGGCGGCCAAATGGTACAAATGGTCGGCTCAGAAGAATAATAGCTGGGCGCAATATAGTCTCGGACTGCTCTATGAATCTGGCAATGGAGTTCAGAAGGACGATAAGAAGGCGGCGGAACTGTTCGGAAAGTCGGCGGCGCAGGACAATCCCTGGGGCGTCTACAGTCTGGCCCGCGTGCTCGAAACGGGACAGGGCATAACGGCTGACCCAGCGCAAAGCCTGAAGGATTTCGAGAAGGCGGCCAAGCTCGGAAATGCCTGGGCGCAATACACCCTGGGCGACAAATATTTCGAGGGCAAGGGTGTCGCGAAAGACCTGAAGAAGGCGGCGGGATTCTACCAGGCGGCGGCCGACCAGGGCAACGCCTGGAGCCAGTTCAAACTTGCTCAAATGTATCTTTCCGGGCGGGGCGTGAAGCAAAGCAACAAGACGGCTGCGGCCTTGCTGAAGAAATCCGCGGATCAGGGAAATGTCCTGGCTCAAGCCGGCTATGCATCGCTTCTGGAGAGCGGCAAGGGAGTGAGCGCGAACCGGAAAGAGGCAATGCGATATTACCGACTGGCCGCCGCGCAGCCCGGCGCCCCGGCCTTTGTCGAGGCGCGGATCAAGGCGCTTGGCAGTGCCGGCACGAAGCCGTCAACGGACGCGGCGAAGCCCGCTGTCACCGCCGCTGGCCCGGCGAAGGCCCAATAG
- a CDS encoding L,D-transpeptidase — protein MYERICAQFYIVLSLSFAFLFWPFLAVSPAIAGEVVVFDDHGISRGTIIVRTKERRLYFVLGAGQAVRYPVGVGRAGRQWAGESVISGKYLRPNWAPPDAIRKLRPNLPELIEAGSPANPMGAAAMTLSGGEYAIHGTNSPKSIGGFVSFGCIRMYNEDITDLFDRVDVGTPVIVTR, from the coding sequence ATGTATGAGCGCATTTGCGCACAATTTTACATTGTATTGTCTTTGTCTTTTGCCTTCTTATTCTGGCCGTTTCTGGCTGTTTCCCCGGCCATCGCAGGCGAGGTCGTCGTCTTCGATGATCACGGGATATCAAGGGGCACGATCATTGTGCGAACGAAGGAACGGCGGCTCTATTTCGTGCTGGGGGCAGGCCAGGCTGTACGCTATCCGGTTGGGGTTGGACGCGCCGGGCGGCAATGGGCCGGTGAATCGGTCATCAGCGGCAAATATCTCCGCCCCAACTGGGCACCGCCCGATGCGATCCGTAAACTGCGGCCCAATCTGCCGGAGCTGATCGAGGCGGGCTCTCCAGCCAACCCGATGGGTGCTGCCGCGATGACGCTTTCCGGCGGGGAATATGCCATCCATGGCACCAATTCACCGAAGTCGATCGGTGGATTCGTGTCCTTCGGCTGCATCCGCATGTATAACGAAGACATAACCGACCTGTTCGATCGCGTTGATGTCGGAACGCCCGTAATCGTCACACGCTGA
- a CDS encoding Crp/Fnr family transcriptional regulator has product MFEPNLFLTTPGTGKNLLKTPRDRVLFSQGDPADSVFYIQAGKVKITVVSEQGKEAVVAILGADQFCGQGCLAGQTTRMSTASTIIDSEIIRLDKSVIVKALHDDPKFSEMFVQRLLQRTIRAEEDLIDQLFNSSEKRLARALLLLANYGQEGTPEPILTKVSQEMLADMIGTTRSRVSFFMNKFRRLGFIDYDGHIEVYPSLLSVVLNDNPHTRYEE; this is encoded by the coding sequence TTGTTTGAGCCAAATCTGTTCTTGACCACACCAGGAACCGGCAAGAACTTATTGAAAACACCGAGAGATCGGGTGCTGTTCTCGCAGGGCGATCCGGCCGATTCCGTGTTTTATATCCAGGCCGGCAAGGTCAAGATCACGGTGGTTTCCGAGCAGGGGAAAGAGGCAGTCGTCGCCATCCTCGGTGCCGACCAGTTTTGCGGGCAAGGCTGCCTGGCGGGGCAGACCACGCGCATGTCCACCGCGTCGACAATCATCGACAGCGAAATCATTCGGCTCGACAAGTCTGTGATCGTCAAGGCCCTGCATGATGATCCCAAATTCTCGGAGATGTTCGTTCAGCGCCTGCTGCAGAGAACGATCCGCGCCGAGGAAGACCTGATCGATCAATTATTCAATTCAAGCGAAAAACGGCTCGCACGAGCGCTTCTTCTTCTGGCCAATTATGGCCAGGAGGGGACGCCAGAGCCGATACTGACGAAGGTCAGCCAGGAAATGCTTGCCGACATGATCGGGACAACGCGGTCCCGAGTCAGCTTCTTCATGAACAAATTCCGGCGACTTGGCTTCATCGACTATGATGGTCATATCGAAGTCTACCCGTCGCTGCTAAGCGTGGTACTTAACGATAATCCTCATACTCGCTACGAAGAATAG
- a CDS encoding ice-binding family protein — MRTRPITIFAAATVSLSSAVTLNSSNAHAEDLASFAILAGSTITNTGTTVINGNIGLSPGTAVTGFPPGVVVAPYSTYLNDGVAVQAQVDLVSAYNNLAARPATVDLTGQDLAGLVLAPGVYSYNTSAQLTGTVTLDAKNNPNAVFIINVGSTLTTGSGSSVALINGAQANNVYFVVGSSATLGTATNFAGEILALTSITLNTGANINCGAALARNGAVTLDTNTISVCTVEKATFGEVITTPTPTTPGDGGTGGTGGTGGTGGTGGTGGTGGTGGSTTGGTGGTGGTPTGGTGTPVAGTNQLSLAEGLDAYIAAGGQAPLVLNLLAPDQLRTAFSELAGETSTAAAPAGMQAMNSFMTELFSRMSDDHGAFGNNGTTPLNNRNGTGPATVKVLGYGPEDNLSAHANAATAAIQSTPVIDPRLINIWVAGYGDESNIDGDVALATHDRNIKTAGFSGGLDYLVTPSTRIGFALGAGRASFSLADDLGSGDSDIYQAALYGRTDFGPAYVAAALASALNDVSTQRALTAVGYDRFTADFVAYDVAGKIETGYQFDMPNVGGVPGSSWVTPYAALQVQSYFMPAYSESSYVNTSPFALNYASNTTTATTTELGARLGTRIILDAAVLSLRTRLAWAHNDGGNPVIDASFLTLPGVGFEVRGAQLVANSLLASAGAELSLAGGLSAGVYFDSQLAENAQTYAGTGRVSYAW, encoded by the coding sequence ATGAGGACGCGCCCCATAACTATATTCGCAGCCGCAACCGTCTCACTTTCTTCGGCCGTGACGCTCAATTCGTCCAATGCACATGCCGAGGATTTGGCAAGTTTTGCGATCCTCGCCGGCTCCACGATCACGAATACGGGCACGACGGTCATCAACGGAAATATTGGACTCAGTCCCGGCACCGCAGTCACTGGATTTCCTCCAGGTGTGGTCGTAGCGCCGTACTCCACCTATCTTAACGACGGAGTGGCGGTGCAGGCCCAAGTCGATCTAGTATCCGCCTATAACAATCTCGCGGCGCGCCCCGCCACCGTCGATCTGACGGGACAGGACCTTGCCGGCCTCGTCCTCGCCCCGGGCGTCTATTCCTACAATACGTCGGCCCAACTGACGGGTACCGTAACGCTGGATGCGAAGAACAATCCCAACGCGGTCTTCATCATCAATGTCGGCAGCACGCTGACGACCGGTAGCGGCTCCTCCGTCGCGCTGATCAATGGCGCCCAGGCCAACAACGTCTATTTCGTTGTCGGCAGTTCGGCGACCCTCGGAACGGCGACGAATTTTGCTGGCGAAATTCTGGCACTGACCAGCATCACGCTGAACACCGGCGCCAACATTAATTGCGGCGCGGCACTGGCCAGGAATGGCGCCGTGACGCTCGATACCAATACGATATCGGTCTGTACGGTCGAGAAGGCGACTTTCGGCGAGGTCATCACCACACCGACTCCGACGACGCCGGGCGATGGTGGGACGGGCGGCACTGGGGGAACGGGTGGGACGGGCGGCACCGGCGGCACCGGCGGCACGGGTGGCACTGGTGGATCGACCACCGGCGGCACCGGCGGGACTGGTGGGACGCCGACGGGCGGGACGGGAACGCCCGTTGCGGGGACGAACCAGCTCTCTCTGGCCGAAGGGCTCGATGCGTATATCGCGGCCGGGGGCCAGGCGCCGCTGGTTCTGAACCTGCTCGCACCGGACCAGCTCCGGACCGCGTTTTCCGAGCTCGCCGGGGAGACCAGCACAGCCGCTGCGCCTGCCGGCATGCAAGCGATGAACTCGTTCATGACCGAACTGTTCAGCCGGATGAGCGACGATCACGGCGCCTTCGGCAACAATGGCACCACCCCGCTCAACAATCGAAACGGCACCGGGCCGGCCACGGTCAAAGTTCTCGGCTACGGTCCGGAAGACAATCTCTCCGCGCACGCGAACGCGGCGACGGCCGCCATTCAGAGCACCCCGGTCATTGATCCGCGGCTGATCAACATCTGGGTTGCTGGCTATGGCGATGAAAGCAATATCGATGGCGACGTGGCGCTCGCCACGCATGACCGAAACATCAAGACGGCCGGCTTTTCCGGCGGCCTCGACTATCTCGTGACCCCGAGCACGCGCATCGGCTTCGCCCTCGGAGCGGGGCGCGCGAGCTTCAGTCTTGCCGATGATCTCGGCAGCGGCGACAGCGATATCTATCAGGCGGCTCTCTATGGACGCACCGATTTCGGGCCCGCCTATGTCGCGGCGGCGCTCGCCTCAGCGCTGAATGACGTCTCGACACAGCGCGCGCTGACAGCGGTCGGCTATGACCGCTTCACGGCGGATTTCGTGGCCTATGACGTCGCGGGCAAGATCGAGACCGGCTACCAGTTCGACATGCCCAATGTCGGCGGCGTGCCGGGCTCGAGTTGGGTCACGCCATATGCCGCCCTGCAGGTCCAATCCTACTTCATGCCGGCCTATAGCGAGAGCAGCTATGTGAACACGTCGCCCTTCGCGCTGAACTATGCCTCGAACACGACGACTGCCACGACGACTGAACTCGGCGCTCGGCTCGGGACGAGGATCATCCTCGACGCAGCTGTGCTGTCGCTCCGGACGCGCCTCGCCTGGGCCCATAATGATGGCGGCAATCCCGTCATCGATGCCAGCTTTCTGACGTTGCCCGGCGTGGGCTTCGAGGTCCGCGGCGCCCAGCTCGTTGCGAATTCCCTGCTCGCCTCCGCGGGGGCTGAACTGAGCCTCGCCGGAGGCCTGTCGGCGGGCGTCTATTTCGACAGCCAGCTCGCCGAGAATGCGCAAACCTATGCCGGTACCGGACGCGTCAGCTACGCGTGGTGA
- a CDS encoding TRAP transporter substrate-binding protein: MPSILSHIRVAGAIAALSGLALVACLSAAAPAEDRGQAAVKLQIVGGLGGVSQYTKLEKPFWESEITRRSQGRIAAMIRPMDGGGLRPQEMLQLMRLGVVPIGTALLSVVSGDDPELNAVDQPVLNPDMVTLRQTVHVFRGRLRDILLARYNIELLGIYAYPAQVVFCSKAFTGLDDLAGRRVRTSSVSQSELMTGLGAIPVLLRFAEVAPALRDGVVDCAITGTLSGYEIGLYDYTSHVHAMALSWGLSVFGANVTAWKALPPADRLVIRNGVTELENRIWKQAETDTNRGLACNAGTADCGVVPARPMTVVATSQSDAQRRNQILRDVVLPRWIERCGEICMQDWNTYFAVLHGIKVGTK, encoded by the coding sequence GTGCCGTCGATCCTGTCCCATATTCGGGTCGCGGGCGCGATCGCGGCCTTGTCGGGCCTTGCCCTGGTGGCCTGCCTGTCCGCTGCCGCGCCGGCCGAAGACCGTGGTCAGGCTGCCGTCAAGCTGCAGATCGTCGGCGGACTGGGCGGGGTGAGCCAATATACGAAGCTGGAGAAGCCGTTCTGGGAGAGCGAAATCACTCGGAGGTCGCAAGGACGCATTGCGGCTATGATCCGTCCGATGGATGGAGGCGGGCTGCGTCCCCAGGAGATGCTCCAATTGATGCGTCTCGGCGTGGTGCCGATCGGCACGGCGCTGCTGTCGGTCGTATCCGGCGACGATCCCGAACTCAACGCGGTCGACCAGCCGGTTCTCAATCCCGACATGGTGACGCTTCGACAGACGGTTCATGTCTTTCGTGGGAGGCTGCGCGACATCCTGCTTGCGCGGTACAATATTGAACTGCTCGGAATCTACGCCTACCCCGCCCAAGTGGTCTTCTGTTCCAAAGCTTTCACGGGACTCGACGACCTCGCCGGCCGCAGGGTCCGTACCTCGTCGGTCAGCCAGTCGGAACTGATGACGGGGCTTGGTGCCATTCCGGTGCTGCTGCGTTTCGCCGAGGTGGCTCCGGCGCTGCGGGACGGCGTCGTCGACTGTGCCATCACCGGGACGCTGAGCGGCTATGAAATCGGCCTGTACGACTATACATCCCACGTGCACGCCATGGCATTGAGCTGGGGACTCTCCGTCTTCGGCGCCAATGTTACCGCCTGGAAGGCGCTGCCGCCGGCCGACCGCCTTGTGATCCGGAACGGCGTCACCGAGCTTGAGAACCGCATCTGGAAGCAGGCCGAGACGGATACGAACCGCGGGCTGGCGTGCAACGCGGGCACAGCCGACTGCGGCGTTGTTCCGGCGAGGCCGATGACGGTCGTCGCGACTTCGCAGTCCGATGCGCAGAGACGCAACCAAATCCTCAGAGATGTGGTGTTACCGCGTTGGATCGAGCGGTGCGGTGAGATCTGCATGCAGGACTGGAACACCTATTTCGCGGTTCTCCACGGCATCAAGGTCGGCACAAAGTGA
- a CDS encoding bifunctional diguanylate cyclase/phosphodiesterase has protein sequence MPWRLLKLIIVGATIVMVAASIIGPGIIVVQSRQTAISAAQSSLERSAQAAENALNRQLLQVHGALASLATLFSVAKVSPLETDLSSQLLSGLNFQTLAYRNLMLVRVDGTVLASARSRDMRHPLSIDLTDLTRSPTALVGPVRNPLTGEWSLYVARTVPEWNGIIAVAEVPLLTLMGLIAETRMPPGSILHLESPSGELIAALPHDEIKTGRLHESELGGQVADGQAFVGSGKDGAERLIVARTSLYSDVRVVLVQDLQEVLAGWRADRDRIAISSLIRVALIAAFGAALLFAARQRERADSERARSAAVLTGAIDAMSDGFVMWDEQDRLVTCNQRYRELYALSAPLMVPGTTAEDVLRRGVELGQYPEAEGAHEAFIERTIAWHRQASGAYERLLPDGRWLLVHDRRMADGGVVGIRTDITPLKMTLAELAEANRRANEATEEARRQNEALSERESRIRFLAHHDELTRLPNRTLFHEQIKDALGLASARGAPMALLYLDLDRFKDVNDTLGHQVGDALLRTVAERLNACVGPGETVARLGGDEFAIIKLAPASSMDAETLGARIIGALSEPYRILGHTIGTSVSIGIALGDGSVADPNMLLQQADLALYEAKAKGRSTTCVFVAEMEARLRDRLQMEADLRLALAEGQFALVYQPIFDLKSGRLCGFEALLRWQHPQQGFIKPDIFIPVAEETRLIVELGAWVLRQACIDVASLPGALKVAINLSPVQLAIGDIVTTIVDVLRETNLSPERVELEITETALLTDDLRNLEVLRRLKALGVRIVLDDFGTGFSSLSHLRAFPLDKIKIDRSFIQDMAHSADSAAIVESVAGLAHRLGMATTAEGIETSEQLAAVARIGCTEAQGFLLGKPLPIASAFETSAPWQGIEGVA, from the coding sequence ATGCCCTGGCGCCTCCTGAAGTTGATCATCGTTGGTGCCACGATCGTCATGGTGGCGGCCAGTATCATCGGCCCCGGGATCATCGTGGTGCAGAGTCGCCAGACTGCGATCAGCGCCGCGCAATCCTCGCTGGAGCGCTCCGCTCAGGCGGCCGAAAATGCACTGAACCGTCAGCTGCTTCAGGTCCATGGGGCGCTGGCGAGCCTCGCCACTCTCTTTTCTGTGGCGAAGGTCTCGCCGCTAGAGACTGACCTATCGAGCCAATTGCTCTCGGGGCTCAACTTCCAGACGCTCGCCTATCGAAATCTCATGCTCGTCCGGGTTGACGGAACCGTCCTCGCATCGGCCCGCTCACGAGACATGCGCCACCCTCTTTCGATCGACCTCACCGACCTCACCCGCTCGCCGACAGCGCTCGTGGGACCCGTACGCAATCCGCTGACGGGCGAATGGTCGCTTTACGTGGCGCGAACCGTCCCCGAATGGAACGGCATTATCGCCGTTGCCGAGGTGCCGCTGCTCACGCTGATGGGGCTGATCGCGGAGACGCGGATGCCTCCGGGCTCGATCCTGCATCTCGAGAGCCCCAGCGGGGAACTGATCGCGGCGCTTCCGCATGACGAGATCAAGACGGGTCGCTTGCATGAGTCGGAGTTGGGCGGGCAAGTGGCGGATGGCCAAGCCTTCGTCGGTTCCGGTAAGGATGGTGCCGAGCGTCTCATCGTGGCCCGGACCTCGCTCTATTCCGACGTCCGTGTGGTGCTTGTCCAAGACCTGCAGGAGGTACTGGCAGGCTGGCGCGCAGATCGCGATCGCATAGCGATCAGCTCCTTGATCCGCGTCGCTCTGATTGCGGCCTTCGGCGCGGCCCTGCTCTTCGCCGCCAGGCAGCGCGAACGGGCGGACAGTGAGCGGGCACGGTCCGCGGCGGTGCTGACAGGCGCCATAGACGCCATGTCCGATGGCTTCGTCATGTGGGATGAACAGGATCGCCTCGTTACCTGCAACCAGCGCTATCGTGAGCTTTACGCACTCAGCGCGCCTCTGATGGTCCCTGGAACTACCGCTGAGGACGTTCTCCGAAGGGGCGTTGAGCTTGGGCAGTATCCAGAGGCTGAAGGAGCCCACGAGGCATTCATCGAGCGGACGATCGCCTGGCATCGGCAGGCCAGTGGCGCCTATGAACGGCTTCTGCCAGACGGGCGCTGGCTGCTCGTTCACGACCGCCGGATGGCGGATGGCGGTGTCGTCGGAATTCGTACCGACATTACCCCGCTCAAGATGACGCTCGCCGAACTCGCTGAAGCCAATCGGCGGGCCAATGAGGCAACCGAGGAGGCCAGGCGTCAGAACGAGGCGCTTTCCGAGCGAGAGAGCCGGATCCGCTTCCTGGCTCACCACGATGAACTGACGAGACTGCCCAATCGGACCCTTTTCCATGAACAGATCAAGGATGCCCTCGGATTGGCCAGCGCGCGCGGCGCGCCCATGGCGCTGCTCTACCTTGATCTCGACCGCTTCAAGGACGTCAACGACACGCTCGGCCACCAGGTCGGCGATGCGCTTTTGCGAACCGTCGCCGAGCGGCTGAATGCCTGTGTCGGCCCTGGCGAAACTGTCGCGCGCCTCGGCGGCGACGAGTTTGCGATCATCAAGCTGGCCCCGGCCTCGTCAATGGACGCGGAGACTCTCGGGGCTCGTATCATAGGGGCGCTCAGCGAGCCCTACCGGATCCTCGGTCACACCATCGGCACCAGTGTGAGTATCGGGATCGCCCTCGGTGACGGGTCGGTGGCGGATCCCAACATGCTGCTGCAGCAAGCCGACCTGGCCCTCTATGAGGCCAAGGCGAAAGGTCGGTCGACGACCTGCGTCTTCGTCGCGGAAATGGAAGCCCGGCTCCGTGACAGGCTGCAGATGGAGGCCGATCTGCGCCTGGCTCTCGCCGAGGGCCAGTTCGCCTTAGTCTATCAGCCGATCTTCGATCTGAAGTCCGGCCGGCTATGTGGCTTCGAGGCCTTGCTGCGCTGGCAGCATCCGCAGCAGGGCTTCATCAAACCCGACATTTTCATCCCCGTCGCCGAGGAGACGCGGCTGATCGTCGAACTCGGAGCCTGGGTGTTGCGCCAAGCCTGCATAGACGTTGCCAGCCTGCCGGGCGCGTTGAAGGTCGCGATCAATCTGTCGCCGGTCCAGCTCGCCATCGGCGATATTGTGACGACGATTGTCGATGTCCTGCGCGAGACGAACCTCTCTCCCGAACGGGTAGAACTCGAGATCACCGAAACGGCGCTGCTTACCGATGATCTGCGTAACCTGGAGGTCCTGCGGCGATTGAAGGCCCTTGGGGTGCGCATCGTGCTCGATGATTTCGGCACCGGGTTCTCCAGCCTTAGCCATTTGAGGGCCTTCCCCCTCGACAAGATCAAGATCGACCGTTCCTTCATCCAGGACATGGCCCACAGCGCCGACAGCGCGGCCATTGTCGAGTCTGTCGCCGGCCTTGCCCATCGGCTCGGCATGGCCACGACGGCCGAGGGCATCGAAACGTCGGAGCAATTGGCCGCCGTTGCTCGTATCGGCTGCACGGAGGCGCAGGGGTTCCTTCTCGGCAAACCGCTTCCGATCGCCTCCGCCTTCGAGACGAGCGCGCCATGGCAGGGCATCGAAGGCGTGGCCTAG
- a CDS encoding substrate-binding domain-containing protein: protein MKKRALAGVLLAAATLFATAVHAEDKKPYFWISHGSPADPVWTYYLAGAEQWAKDTGNTVQTSFHNGDVPSEQEAVRAAIAAGAAGIVAASPQAGSLVELTTEATASKIPIIAFNSNDESAHFLAFVGGDNFKAGAETAQYALDHKLVKPGDFIWMPVEVPGATYGADQEKGIASVLKPLGITWEVTEATLDQAEIISRMSDYLTANRGKINAIFPLGDLVSGSVKRVFDQVGVKPGDIPVVGWGNSLDTANEVVDGYVQAAHWHDPQAASYLALSLAAMARSGITPNFNILTGSMYEKADAPKYIEMMSPKK from the coding sequence ATGAAGAAGCGTGCCTTGGCTGGCGTGCTGTTGGCCGCCGCGACTCTGTTCGCGACCGCCGTCCACGCGGAGGACAAGAAGCCCTATTTCTGGATCTCGCATGGATCCCCGGCGGACCCTGTCTGGACGTATTATCTCGCGGGCGCCGAGCAATGGGCGAAGGACACGGGCAACACCGTGCAGACGTCCTTCCACAATGGCGACGTACCGTCTGAACAGGAAGCCGTGCGTGCGGCGATCGCGGCTGGCGCAGCCGGCATCGTGGCGGCGAGCCCCCAGGCGGGTTCGCTTGTCGAGCTCACCACCGAGGCGACCGCCAGCAAGATCCCGATCATCGCCTTCAACTCGAACGATGAAAGCGCGCATTTCCTCGCCTTTGTCGGCGGCGACAATTTCAAGGCAGGCGCCGAGACGGCGCAGTACGCCCTAGACCACAAGCTCGTGAAGCCCGGTGACTTCATCTGGATGCCGGTCGAGGTTCCCGGCGCGACCTATGGCGCCGACCAGGAGAAGGGCATCGCCAGCGTGCTGAAGCCGCTCGGCATCACCTGGGAGGTGACCGAGGCGACGCTCGACCAGGCCGAGATCATCTCGCGCATGAGCGACTATCTCACCGCCAATCGCGGCAAGATCAACGCGATCTTCCCGCTGGGCGATCTCGTCTCGGGCAGCGTCAAGCGCGTCTTCGACCAGGTCGGCGTGAAGCCCGGCGATATCCCGGTCGTCGGCTGGGGCAACTCGCTCGACACCGCCAATGAGGTGGTGGACGGCTATGTGCAGGCGGCGCATTGGCACGACCCGCAGGCGGCCAGCTATCTCGCCCTCTCGCTCGCGGCAATGGCCCGCAGCGGGATCACCCCGAACTTCAATATCCTCACCGGCTCGATGTACGAAAAGGCCGACGCGCCCAAGTATATCGAGATGATGTCTCCCAAGAAGTGA
- a CDS encoding ABC transporter permease: protein MFQRLIRRPEIGPLILLVAEFIIFSIMSPAFLSLGNLSNIMAFTVELGLMALAMTLLMTAGEFDLSIGSVFGFSAVLMWTLFNSAGVSLEAAFAITMAVSLFIGWCNGYITTRLAIPSFLVTLGMLLVVRGTALYITDGFPQRTWSGGNNWLTDGLAGSFYIGGFRFYSSFAIFAVVAVVSGYVLSWTAFGNWLQAVGGNPNAAHARGVNVARTKIALFMLSAALASLAGITSSIRTAASNPNSGTGYELEVIAMVVIGGTVLTGGRGTIVGTVIGVFLLRVMRNGIVFVGVPGLAYNIFIGAIILGMMILRAIFARRNGGGA, encoded by the coding sequence ATGTTTCAACGCCTCATCCGGCGTCCGGAGATCGGACCGCTCATATTGCTGGTCGCCGAGTTCATCATATTCAGTATTATGAGTCCGGCTTTCCTGTCGCTGGGCAATCTCAGCAACATCATGGCGTTCACGGTCGAGCTCGGGCTGATGGCCCTCGCTATGACGCTGCTGATGACGGCGGGCGAATTCGATCTCTCCATTGGATCGGTCTTCGGGTTTTCGGCCGTGCTGATGTGGACCTTGTTCAACAGCGCCGGCGTATCGCTGGAAGCCGCCTTCGCGATCACGATGGCCGTCAGCCTCTTCATCGGCTGGTGCAACGGCTACATCACGACGCGGCTCGCGATCCCGTCCTTCCTCGTGACGCTGGGCATGCTGCTGGTCGTGCGTGGAACGGCGCTCTACATCACCGACGGATTCCCCCAGCGCACCTGGAGCGGCGGCAACAATTGGCTGACCGACGGGCTGGCGGGTTCGTTCTATATCGGCGGTTTCCGCTTCTATTCCTCCTTCGCCATCTTCGCCGTCGTGGCCGTCGTCTCCGGTTATGTGCTGAGCTGGACCGCCTTCGGCAACTGGCTCCAGGCCGTCGGCGGCAACCCCAACGCCGCCCATGCGCGCGGCGTGAATGTCGCCCGGACGAAGATCGCCCTCTTCATGCTTTCCGCGGCCCTGGCCTCCCTCGCCGGCATCACGAGTTCGATCCGCACCGCAGCGTCGAATCCGAACAGCGGCACCGGCTATGAGCTCGAGGTCATTGCCATGGTTGTGATCGGCGGCACGGTGCTGACCGGCGGCCGTGGCACGATCGTCGGCACGGTGATCGGCGTGTTTCTGCTGCGCGTCATGCGCAACGGCATCGTCTTCGTCGGCGTGCCCGGCCTCGCCTACAACATCTTCATCGGCGCGATTATCCTCGGGATGATGATCCTGCGCGCCATCTTCGCACGGCGGAACGGTGGGGGCGCCTGA